GCACTCGCCGAAGGCGGCTGGATCGGCGAGGCGGCGCGCATCGATCTCGAAGCCGCTTACCTGTTCTTGCGCGAAACCGAGCACCGTCTGCAGATGGTCGCCGACGACCAGACCCATACGCTGCCCGCCGAGCGCGAGGCGCTCGACCGCTTTGCCCGCTTTGCCGGCTTCAAGGACCGCGACGAGTTTGCCGAGACATTGCTCGGCCATCTGCGGCAGGTGCAGGGCCACTACATCCGGCTGTTCGAGGAAACCTCGAGCGAAGCCAGCCGCCTGGCGCTGACGTTTCCCAAGGACGCCGACGACCGCGAGACACTCAATCGGCTGGGCGCCATGGGCTTTCGCAAGCCGCTGGAGGTCTCGGCCACGGTGCGGGACTGGTTCCACGGCTCATACAAGGCGCTGCGCGGTGAATTCGCTCGAAGCCAGTTTGCCGATCTCGTGCCGTCGTTGCTTGAGCGTCTGGCGCGCTCCGAACATCCGGAGGCTGCGATCACAGCCTTCGATACTTTTATTCGGGGCTTGGAGCGCGGGTCGCGCCTGTTCTCCATGCTCAAGCAGAATCCCGATCTGGTGACGCTGGTGGCGCTCACGATCGGCACCGCGCCGCGGCTTGCCGACATTCTGGCGCGGCATCCCGAAGCGATGGACGCGCTGCTCGAGCCGACCTTCTTCGGTGCGCTGCCGAATGAAGCGACGCTCGACGCCGAGCTCGCGCGCCTGACCGGTCAGGATCGCGCCTATGAGGATTATCTCGACCGGCTGCGCATGTTCAGCCATGAGCAGATGTTCCTGATCGGTGCCCGCATTCTGTCCGGTACGGTGTCGGCCGAGCAGGCCGGCGGCGCGTTCGCCCGGATCGCCGACGTCACGGTGCGCGCGCTGCATCGCCGGGTCGAGGAGATGCTCGCCGAGCGGCACGGCCGCATTCCCGGCCAGCAGACCGTACTGCTCGCACTCGGCAAGCTCGGCGGCTGGGAGATGACCGCGACCTCCGATCTCGATCTGATCATCGTCTATGACTTCGATGCGGAGAACCCGCAGTCCGATGGCGAGAAGGCTCTCTACGGCGCTCAGTATTTCGCCCGTCTCACCCAGCGGCTGATCGCGGCGCTGTCGTCGCAGACCAACTACGGCGCGCTCTACAACGTCGACATGCGGCTGCGCCCGTCCGGGCGTTCCGGCCCGATCGCCACCAGCATCGAGGCCTTCAAGAGCTACCAGGAGGTCGATGCCTGGACCTGGGAGCATATGGCGCTGACGCGGGCACGCGTCGTCGCCGGACCGCCGGAATTCGCCGCGCGCGTGTCACGGGTGATCAAGGACGTGCTGCGCCGTGAGCGCGATCCTGCAACGGTCGCCGTCGATGTCGCCGACATGCGGCAGGCGATCGCCCAGGAGAAAGGCGAGGATCAGCGCTGGGATCTGAAATACGCGGCTGGCGGGCTGATCGATATCGAGTTCATCGCGCAACATCTGCAGCTCGTGCATGCCGCCGAGCATCCGGAAATCCTCGACACCAACACCGCGCGCGTGCTCGACCAGGCGTGGCGGCTCGAGCTGTTGTCGCCGCAACATGCCGATGTGCTGCGGCCTGCGGTGCGGCTCTACCACAATCTGACGCAGGTGCTGCGGCTCTGTCTGCCCGGGCCGTTCGATCCGAAGACCGCGGGGAAGGGGCTGCTCGACCTGCTCTGCCGCGCCGCCGATCTGCCGAATTTCGCGACCCTCAATGCGCATGTTGCCGAGACGCAGCAGAAGGTGCGGGCCACGTTCAATCAGATCGTGAGCGCGGGCTAAGCACGTCCCAACCGCCTTCCGACCGCTCCGCCAAGTGGTGTAGGCTTGGCCCAAGACAAGAAAAGACAAGCTGGGAGGAAAGCATGATCGCGCGCCGCGCCTTCGTCACCGGAGGCTCGATGGCGGCAGTCGCCGTTGCCGCCTCGGGAATTCGCATCGAGCCAAGCCGTGCCCAAGAAGCGCTGAATGCGGTGCCGAATTCGGTCGGCACCGAGCCGCCCAGGCTTAAGGCGCCGGCCAATGCCGCCGACTGCCACATGCACACCTACGATCCGGCGCGCTTCGCGATGCCGCCCAATCCACGGAAGGCGCCATCGAACGCCACGGTGGAGCACTACCGGCTGCTGCAAAAACGGATCGGCACCACGCGCGTCGTCATCGTGCAGCCGCGCAACTACGCGACCGACAACCGGGTGACGCTCTACGCGATTTCGCAGCTCGGGCCGAATGCGCGCGGGGTTGCCGTGGTGAGCCCGTCGGTCACCGATGCCGAGCTCAAGGCCTTCAACGAAGGCGGCATCCGCGGCATTCGTTTCAGCTTGGCCGATCCAAGCTCTCGCGCGGTGACGCCCGACATGGTCGAGCCGCTGGCGAAGCGCGTCGCGGATCTCGGCTGGCACGTGCAGTTCAACGTCGACGGCGAGATGATCGACGAGATGGCGCCGATGCTGCGCCGGCTGCCGACACCGATGGTGTTCGACCATCTGGCGCATCCGCCGCTGCCGGCCGGCGTCGAGCATTCGTCGCACAAGGTCGTCCGCGAGCTGATCGACAAAGGCCGCACCTGGGTGAAGCTATCCGGCGCCTATTCGAACAGCAAGGCCGGCCCGCCGTCCTATCCGGAAGCGACCAGGACCGCGCAGGCTTTCGTGAAGGCCGCGCCGGAACGCCTGGTGTGGGGCAGCGACTGGCCGCATCCCGGTCTGCCCGACAACAACAAGCCGAACGACGCACTGCTGTTCGATCTGATGAGCGAATGGGCGCCCGACGAGGTCACGCGCAACCGCATCCTGGTGCAAAACCCGGAGGCGCTCTACGGTTTCGGCAAGCCGGCGTAAGGCAGATCAACTCCAGGCATGCAGGGCAACCCAGAATGTCTCACGCGATCTCGCGCCGCGCTCTCATCGCAGGCTCAGCCGTCCTTGGAGTTCATGGTTTTGGAATTCATGGCATGACACAACACGCTCAAGCTGCCGAAGCGCCGAAAAACTCGCAACGTCCGCTGGCCGAACGGCTTGCCGCTTATGCTGACAGTCTGCGCTACGAGGATATCGATGCCGCGACCATCGAGCGGATCAAGTCGCACGTCATCGATACGATCGGTTGCGGCATCGCAGCCTTCGACGAGCGGCCGGTGCGGGTGTGCCGCGAGGTGGCGTTGGCTTATGCGGGCGGCGTCTCGACGGTCATCGGCACCGGCCTGCGCGCCACGCCTGATCTTGCTGCCTTCGCCAACAGTGCGGCGTCGCGCTATCACGACTTCAACGATGCCTATGTCGGGCGTTTTACCGGCCATCCGAGCGACAACATCGCGGCCTGTCTCGCGGTCGCGGAGGCCGAGCGGGCGAGCGCCGCGGAGCTCATCACGTCGATCGCGCTCGCCTACGAGATCAACTGCCGGCTGATCGACGCCCTGGACATCGCGGCGCGCAACTGGGATCCCCCAGTGCACGGCCTGCCGGCGGTGGCGCTCGCGGCCGGCAAACTGATGAAGCTGCCGGCCGACAAGCTCGCGCAGGCTGTCAACATCGCGATCAACGATCACATCCCGATGGGGCAGACCCGCGCGCAGACCAATTCGGACTGGAAGGGACTGGCCGCGCCCGAAGCCGGGCGCAACGCCGTGTTCGCGGCCGTGCTGGCGCGCGGCGGCATCACGGGGCCGGCGCCGATCTTCGAGGGCCGGAAGGGCTTCTTCCAGCTCGTGTCGGGACCGGGCGAGGTGGCGGTCGATGGCTTCGGCAGGAAGGGCGTGCCATTTCGGATCCATCAGTGCGGCATGAAGCCCTATCCGGCAGTGATCTACTCCCAGACCGCGATCGCGGCTGCGATCGCGGTCGCCAAGGAGGTCGGCGATCTCGAGCGGATCAGCGCGATCGAGATCGCGACGACCAAACGCGGCTACGAGCAGACCGGGCGCGATCCCGAGAAATGGACGCCGGAGAACCGCGACACCGCCGATCACAGCCTGCCTTACATCACGGCGCGGGCGATGTTCGAGGGCGACATCGACAACGACAGCTACGAGCATGCGAAGATTCACGATCCGCGGACGCTCGCCTTCATGCGCAAGATCAAGGTGAGCGAGGACCCGGCGCTGACGGCGCGCACCGGCCCGTCGACGGTGCCGACGCGGACCACCGCGATCCTGATCGACGGGCAGCGCATCACCCGCGAAGTCGACGACGTGCCGGGCTTTGTCGGCAGGCCGATGGGCCGCGCCGACGTCGAGCACAAATTCCGCAGCAATATCGGCAGGCGGTGGCCGAAGCAGAAGACCGACGCCGTGTTGAAGGCGCTGTGGGCTCTCGACGAGACCAGGGACCTTTCGGTCTTGCTGGGGATGCTTTCGCTGCAGGCGTGAGCTTGAAGCCTCACTGTTGCGGCTTGGTCCCCTCGCCCAGCGAAGCGGGGAAAGGCTCCCGAGCGAAGGCGAGGGGGGAGAGCGGCGCTTGCTGCTCGTCCGAGCCCTCTCCCGGCTCGCATGCGCTCGCCACCCTCTCCCGCAAGCGGGAGAGGGGACAAGAACCGCAGCCGCCGAGTAGGTGCGAAACTCGCTACGGCCTGTTCGGACCGCGCCGGTTGCCTCGCGGCGGCCGTTCGCGCGGCTGCCGGGGTTGCTGCTGGAACGGCTGCTGCCGCGGATTGCGGTTCTGTTGTTGCGGGCCGCCGGGCCGCTGTTGGTTGGGCCGCTGGTTGTTCTGCCGTGGCTGGTTCTGACGGCGCTGCTGCCGCCGCTGGATCGCCATCTGGCGGCCGACATTGTGCGAAGCGAACAGCCGCTGCACGACGCTACGGTCGCGTGCGGCCTCCTGCGGCGGAATCTGGAACGGCACGGCAGCGATCCGTCCACCCAGGCCGGGCCGCAGCGCAAATGCACTCGCACCCTGCGTGAGCGTGCCGAGCCTGCCACCTTGCCGGTCGAACACCTCGATGCGGCCGACGCGGCCGTCGGCGTCCGGATAAAGCTTGATCCTGGGCTCGGTCGTGCCGCCTGCGGCCCCGTCTGGCACCTCGATCACGCCGGTGGTGCCGCGGATGCCGAGCGACGCGGTCGCGGTGGTGAATTTCATGTCGCCGGTCTTGGCGGCCTGACCGGCCACGAAGGCCACGGTCCCGCGAATGACGTTGAACAGCGCCGCGTTCGACCCGCCGCCCTCCTGGTAGACGAAATTGTCCACCGTCAGCCGGGCGTTGGCGTTGAGGTTCAAGGTCGTCTCGTCATCGAAGGTGACGCTGAGCAGCGAATTCGCACCGGCTTGCAGCACGTCGCGCCTGTAGACCGGATCGCTGACCTTCAGAGCAACGGCCGCAGCATTGTTACGGGTTACGGTTGCGCTGCCTTGCAGGGTCGCAACCTGGCCGACTTGATTGTCGGTTGCCTGGGTAGGGCTCGCCAACGTTTGCGCGCGCGCCTGAAACGGCCAAGAAAGCTGCCAGCCAGCCGCGCAGCCAAGAAGCGTGATGAATTCACGGCGCTGCATGTGAGTCCCCAAGCCCGGGAACGCTATCGCAGCGGTTTGAGGCGGGAAACAGGCAACGGCCGGCCGGCGAATGTCGGAATACCAGAATACCGGAAGGGGCGCGAAGTGGCTGCGTTTCGCCCCGTTTCAAGGTTTTTCGCCCACGGTGACGCTTGTGACGCCTCGTGACACTTAATTCCTATAGAGCACCCCTGAGGGGCTGAGGGAATCTATTGAGAATAGGCGTCACGGGCACCGGAAAGCCGTAGCGGTCAGGCCGCGACCGCGTCGCGCTTCTTGACGCTTTCGATCAGCGAGGCTTTGCGCACATAGGCCCGGTGCAAGGCCGGATCGTCAGCGGTGCGGCGCAGCTGTTCCTGCTCCTTTTGGCGCGCCACCGGGTCCTTCTCGTCCATGCGCCTCTTGTTGGCGATGGTCTGCTGCTGGACGAACTCGATGTTCAGCGGGCGGCGGTGCAGGTCGTACTGATCGAGAACGTCCTCGCGCGCTTCGCGGCGGATGACGCGGCCCAGCAGCGTGGTCAGCTCGACGGCATCGTGGATGCCGAAGTTGAGTCCGAGCCCGCCGAGCGGATTGTTCACGTGAGCGGAATCGCCCGCGAGGAACACCCGGCCCTTGCGGAAGCTCGCCGCGACGCGCTGATGCACGTTGTAGAGATTGCGGTGCACGACATCGTAAGGCGTGGCCTTCGGCATGAAGGCCTGCAGCCGCTTCTCGGTCGCGTCGGGATTCATCAGCTCTTCGTCGGTCTGCTCGATCTTCGTCGCCGACAGCACGCGCCAGAGGGGACCGCGCTCGTCGCCGCTCACTTTGAACACCGAGAACCAGGCGCCCGGATCGGTCACGTAGTTGCGCGTGCAGCCCGGATAGATGAGTCCGAGATCCTCGGTCGTGGTCAGGATCATGAACCGCTCGGGATGCGTGTAGCCGGAGAACTCGATGCCGAGCGCCTTGCGCACGGTGGAGCGGCCGCCGTCATTGCCGATCAGATAGCTGCCTGCGATCTTGCGGGTGCCCTCGGCGCTGTCGACGGTGATCTCGACGTGGTCGGCGAATTGCTCCATCGAGGTGACGCGGGCCGAGAACTCGACAGTGGCGTTCGGATAGTCGCGCAGCCGCCGCTGCGCCATGCCGGCGAGCTTGTGCTGCTCGCATTGCACCGCGAACGGGTAGGGCGTCTCGTCCTTGAGGAGGCCGAAGTCGAACTCGGCGATCAGCTGCTTGGACTGCCGGTCCCAGATGCGGAACAGCGGCTCGACATAGCCGCGCTCGATCACCTCGTCGACCATGCCGAGGCCCGCGAGCATTTCCAGGGTCGCGGCATGCGTGGTGGCGGCGCGTGGCATGTCGTTGATGCGAGGCTCGGCCTCGAACAGGTGGACCGGCAGGCCCTGGCGCGCCAGCGCCAGCGCGGTGATGAAACCGACCGGGCCGCCGCCGGCGATGAGAATGGCACGTTCCGTTGTCATATTGCCTGTTGCTTATTGCTGCTTGAGACCGGCGGTCGTGACCACCTCGGACCATTGTTTTAGATCGGCGGCCACCAGTTCGGCAAACTCAGCCGGCGTGATGCATGACGGGTCTGCGCCAAGGGTCGACAGCCGCTCGATAAATTTGGGGTCCTTGCAGGCCTTGGCCATTTCGGCCGCGATTTTATGAACGACCGGCTTGGGCGTGGCGGCCGACGCCAACAGCCCGTTCCAGGTGAGAACCTTGTAGCCCGGATAGCCGGCCTCGGCGACGGTCGGGACATCCGGCAGTTGCGGCACGCGGGCGGCGCTCGATACCGCGAGGGTCCGGATCGCGCCGCTCTGGGCGTGCGGCAGTGCGTCGGACAGGTTCGAGAACATGGCCGGCAGGTGGCCGGCGATGACGTCGGTCAGTGCCGGCGCGTTGCCGCGGTAGCTGACATTGGTCATTTGCAACCCGGCGCGATTGAGGAACAGCACCATCGAGAGATGCGTGATGCTGCCGTAGCTGCCCTCGGCATAGGACAGCGTCTTGGGCTGCGACTTCACCCAGGCGACAAACTCAGAAAGGGTCTTGGCCGGGATGTCCTTGTTGACCACAAGCACGAACGGATTGGTGCCGACCACGCTGATCGGCGTGAAATCCTTGATCGGATCGAAATTCACCTTGGTCAGCGCGGGCGCCACCGTCACCGCAGGCTGCACGCCCCAGAGCAGCGTATAGCCGTCGGGCTCCGCCCGGGTGACCGTGTCCGCCGCGATGGAGCCGTTGGCCCCGATCCGGTTCTCGACGATGAACTGCTGGCCGAGCGCTTCGGAGAGGCGCTGCGCGGCGAGCCGCGCCATGCTGTCGGAGTTGCCGCCCGCCGCGTAGGGCACGATGATGCGGACGGGCTTCGAGGGCCAATCCTCCGCGGCTGCCGGGCCGGCCAATGCAGCGGATGCCAGCATCAGGAGCAGGCCAAAGCGGCAGATCATTCCGAATTTTCTCATGAAGGCACTTTCGTTGATGCGAGCTTTCGCGATTTAATCACCCATGCCAGCGTCATGCCAATTGCCGGGTGTGTCGCACCAAAGCCGCGAGGTCGCGCCATGACGCTTATTCGCAGGCAGTTCTTACAGGCTCTGGGTGGTTTCACTGCG
The Rhodoplanes sp. Z2-YC6860 genome window above contains:
- a CDS encoding FecR family protein, with the protein product MQRREFITLLGCAAGWQLSWPFQARAQTLASPTQATDNQVGQVATLQGSATVTRNNAAAVALKVSDPVYRRDVLQAGANSLLSVTFDDETTLNLNANARLTVDNFVYQEGGGSNAALFNVIRGTVAFVAGQAAKTGDMKFTTATASLGIRGTTGVIEVPDGAAGGTTEPRIKLYPDADGRVGRIEVFDRQGGRLGTLTQGASAFALRPGLGGRIAAVPFQIPPQEAARDRSVVQRLFASHNVGRQMAIQRRQQRRQNQPRQNNQRPNQQRPGGPQQQNRNPRQQPFQQQPRQPRERPPRGNRRGPNRP
- a CDS encoding amidohydrolase family protein, which codes for MIARRAFVTGGSMAAVAVAASGIRIEPSRAQEALNAVPNSVGTEPPRLKAPANAADCHMHTYDPARFAMPPNPRKAPSNATVEHYRLLQKRIGTTRVVIVQPRNYATDNRVTLYAISQLGPNARGVAVVSPSVTDAELKAFNEGGIRGIRFSLADPSSRAVTPDMVEPLAKRVADLGWHVQFNVDGEMIDEMAPMLRRLPTPMVFDHLAHPPLPAGVEHSSHKVVRELIDKGRTWVKLSGAYSNSKAGPPSYPEATRTAQAFVKAAPERLVWGSDWPHPGLPDNNKPNDALLFDLMSEWAPDEVTRNRILVQNPEALYGFGKPA
- a CDS encoding Bug family tripartite tricarboxylate transporter substrate binding protein, which produces MRKFGMICRFGLLLMLASAALAGPAAAEDWPSKPVRIIVPYAAGGNSDSMARLAAQRLSEALGQQFIVENRIGANGSIAADTVTRAEPDGYTLLWGVQPAVTVAPALTKVNFDPIKDFTPISVVGTNPFVLVVNKDIPAKTLSEFVAWVKSQPKTLSYAEGSYGSITHLSMVLFLNRAGLQMTNVSYRGNAPALTDVIAGHLPAMFSNLSDALPHAQSGAIRTLAVSSAARVPQLPDVPTVAEAGYPGYKVLTWNGLLASAATPKPVVHKIAAEMAKACKDPKFIERLSTLGADPSCITPAEFAELVAADLKQWSEVVTTAGLKQQ
- a CDS encoding FAD-dependent oxidoreductase, encoding MTTERAILIAGGGPVGFITALALARQGLPVHLFEAEPRINDMPRAATTHAATLEMLAGLGMVDEVIERGYVEPLFRIWDRQSKQLIAEFDFGLLKDETPYPFAVQCEQHKLAGMAQRRLRDYPNATVEFSARVTSMEQFADHVEITVDSAEGTRKIAGSYLIGNDGGRSTVRKALGIEFSGYTHPERFMILTTTEDLGLIYPGCTRNYVTDPGAWFSVFKVSGDERGPLWRVLSATKIEQTDEELMNPDATEKRLQAFMPKATPYDVVHRNLYNVHQRVAASFRKGRVFLAGDSAHVNNPLGGLGLNFGIHDAVELTTLLGRVIRREAREDVLDQYDLHRRPLNIEFVQQQTIANKRRMDEKDPVARQKEQEQLRRTADDPALHRAYVRKASLIESVKKRDAVAA
- a CDS encoding MmgE/PrpD family protein; this encodes MTQHAQAAEAPKNSQRPLAERLAAYADSLRYEDIDAATIERIKSHVIDTIGCGIAAFDERPVRVCREVALAYAGGVSTVIGTGLRATPDLAAFANSAASRYHDFNDAYVGRFTGHPSDNIAACLAVAEAERASAAELITSIALAYEINCRLIDALDIAARNWDPPVHGLPAVALAAGKLMKLPADKLAQAVNIAINDHIPMGQTRAQTNSDWKGLAAPEAGRNAVFAAVLARGGITGPAPIFEGRKGFFQLVSGPGEVAVDGFGRKGVPFRIHQCGMKPYPAVIYSQTAIAAAIAVAKEVGDLERISAIEIATTKRGYEQTGRDPEKWTPENRDTADHSLPYITARAMFEGDIDNDSYEHAKIHDPRTLAFMRKIKVSEDPALTARTGPSTVPTRTTAILIDGQRITREVDDVPGFVGRPMGRADVEHKFRSNIGRRWPKQKTDAVLKALWALDETRDLSVLLGMLSLQA
- a CDS encoding bifunctional [glutamine synthetase] adenylyltransferase/[glutamine synthetase]-adenylyl-L-tyrosine phosphorylase, whose product is MVRGVKKPSKPANEPVRSSNTGQGLAFAVGDAPCLADPKAARDRLSEWLSEIGSGAAGKSIKQLIGEAPGLEALLLGLADGSPYLWDLATAEPDRLLTVLTAEPGGHLAALLAKSAKAVATAADEATAMQLLRRMKAEAALLIAMADIGGVWPVMRTTQALTEVADTAVSSAVRYLLREAAANGKLKPAAPDAPEADSGYIVLAMGKMGAYELNYSSDIDLIVFYDREAPALVDKDNATTFHVRITRGVVKLLQERTADGYVFRVDLRLRPDPASTQIAVSVESALNYYSSVGQNWERAAMIKARVCAGDVKAGEDILAQLSPFIWRKYLDFAAVAEIESLKRQIHAYRGHADIAVEGHNIKLGRGGIREIEFFVQTQQLVAGGRHPELRGRQTLPMLTALAEGGWIGEAARIDLEAAYLFLRETEHRLQMVADDQTHTLPAEREALDRFARFAGFKDRDEFAETLLGHLRQVQGHYIRLFEETSSEASRLALTFPKDADDRETLNRLGAMGFRKPLEVSATVRDWFHGSYKALRGEFARSQFADLVPSLLERLARSEHPEAAITAFDTFIRGLERGSRLFSMLKQNPDLVTLVALTIGTAPRLADILARHPEAMDALLEPTFFGALPNEATLDAELARLTGQDRAYEDYLDRLRMFSHEQMFLIGARILSGTVSAEQAGGAFARIADVTVRALHRRVEEMLAERHGRIPGQQTVLLALGKLGGWEMTATSDLDLIIVYDFDAENPQSDGEKALYGAQYFARLTQRLIAALSSQTNYGALYNVDMRLRPSGRSGPIATSIEAFKSYQEVDAWTWEHMALTRARVVAGPPEFAARVSRVIKDVLRRERDPATVAVDVADMRQAIAQEKGEDQRWDLKYAAGGLIDIEFIAQHLQLVHAAEHPEILDTNTARVLDQAWRLELLSPQHADVLRPAVRLYHNLTQVLRLCLPGPFDPKTAGKGLLDLLCRAADLPNFATLNAHVAETQQKVRATFNQIVSAG